TTCTTTAGCTTCTGCCAATTGTTTCTTAGAATCTTCGATTTGTTGGTCTGTAACGTTTTCGTTGATGTAAAGGATCCAGTTGTTACCAGTGTTCCATCCACCCATGTGAGTGTTTCCTTTGTATCCTTCAAGGACGCGAACACGGTTTTCTTTACCTTCAATTTTCTCCCAGTTCTTGCCTTCTGGACCATAAACAAGACCGTTCAAGAGTTCTGCGTTCGTGTTCAAGAGGTTCAACACTTCCATTGATTTTTCTTTGTTCTTAGAGTTGTTTGAGATAACAAAGTTAGCAACTTGTGTTGTTTGGTTTTTCTTGATGAAGTTAGTGATTGGTTTGATTTGGATATCTTTATTAGCAACACGTGAGAGCAAGCTGTTACCGTAGTCAGCTGGTCCTACTGTTTCTTCACGAACGAACCAAGTATCTTGTTGAAGGTCAAATGAAGTATCGCTGGTTGCTACGTCTTTTGGAATGTATCCTTCTTCATAGAATTTGTGAAGAGTCTTCAAGTGTTCTTTGAAACGAGGTACTTCGTAACGGTTTACGATCTTAGTAGTGTCCCCTTCAAGGTCGATAACGAATGGAAGTCCATTTGGAACTGGATAGTCAAAGTTATCAGATGGGATGAAGTTCTTAGTAACCGCAAATGGCACTACATCTGGAGCTTTTTCTTTGATTTGTTTCAAGACTGGTTCAAGTGTTTCGTATGAAGTGACACCTGAAATATCGATACCGTATTTAGCAAGAAGAGTTCCG
This window of the Streptococcus sp. 116-D4 genome carries:
- a CDS encoding ABC transporter substrate-binding protein → MKNWKKYAFASASVVALAAGLAACGNLSGNKKAADSASGEQTVIKMYQIGDKPDNLDELLETANKIIGEKVGAKLDIQYLGWGDYGKKMSVITSSGENYDIAFADNYVVNAQKGAYADLTDLYKKEGAELYKALDPAYIKGNSINGKIYAVPVAANVASSQNFAFNGTLLAKYGIDISGVTSYETLEPVLKQIKEKAPDVVPFAVTKNFIPSDNFDYPVPNGLPFVIDLEGDTTKIVNRYEVPRFKEHLKTLHKFYEEGYIPKDVATSDTSFDLQQDTWFVREETVGPADYGNSLLSRVANKDIQIKPITNFIKKNQTTQVANFVISNNSKNKEKSMEVLNLLNTNAELLNGLVYGPEGKNWEKIEGKENRVRVLEGYKGNTHMGGWNTGNNWILYINENVTDQQIEDSKKQLAEAKESPALGFIFNTDSVKSEISAISNTMQQFDTAINTGTVDPDKAIPELMEKLKSEGAYQKVLDEMQKQYDEFLKNKKS